A DNA window from Macaca fascicularis isolate 582-1 chromosome 18, T2T-MFA8v1.1 contains the following coding sequences:
- the ZNF24 gene encoding zinc finger protein 24 isoform X2 — MSAQSVEEDSILIIPTPDEEEKILRVKLEEDPDGEEGSSIPWNHLPDPEIFRQRFRQFGYQDSPGPREAVSQLRELCRLWLRPETHTKEQILELVVLEQFVAILPKELQTWVRDHHPENGEEAVTVLEDLESELDDPGQPVSLRRRKREVLVEDMVSQEAAQGLPSSELDAVENQLKWASWELHSLRHCGMKFQKSLK, encoded by the exons ATGTCTGCACAGTCAGTGGAAGAAGATTCAATACTTATCATCCCAACTCCagatgaagaggaaaaaattCTGAGAGTGAAGTTGGAGGAGGATCCTGATGGCGAAGAGGGATCAAGTATCCCCTGGAACCATCTCCCAGACCCAGAGATTTTCCGACAGCGATTCAGGCAGTTTGGATACCAGGATTCACCTGGGCCCCGTGAGGCTGTGAGCCAGCTCCGAGAACTTTGCCGTCTGTGGCTCAGGCCAGAGACGCACACAAAAGAGCAAATCTTGGAACTGGTAGTGCTGGAGCAGTTTGTTGCCATCCTACCCAAAGAGCTACAGACTTGGGTTCGAGATCATCATCCAGAGAATGGAGAGGAGGCAGTGACAGTGCTGGAGGATTTGGAGAGTGAACTTGATGACCCTGGACAACCG GTTTCTCTCCGTCGACGAAAACGGGAAGTACTAGTAGAAGACATGGTATCTCAAGAAGCAGCTCAGGGATTACCAAGTTCTGAGCTTGATGCTGTGGAGAACCAGCTCAAGTGGGCATCCTGGGAGCTCCATTCCCTAAGGCACTGTG